One genomic segment of Ignavibacteriota bacterium includes these proteins:
- a CDS encoding family 43 glycosylhydrolase codes for MKELISFFLTILLQISIFAQENLTENISNKYSGNPIIKGWYADPEAEIFENKFWIFPTFSDEFEGNYTPSNLTTEQIELQKNTINPQYLKQTFLDAFSSEDLITWKKHSHILDVENISWAAYSIWAPSIFYANRKYYLFFSANDIQNDNQLGGIGVAVSEKPEGPYFDAIGKPLINKFYNGAQPIDQFVFRDDDNTIYMYYGGWKHCNVVKLNNELIPFNNGEIFKEITPENYVEGSFLFKRNGKYYFMWSEGGWTGPDYSVAYAIGDSPIGPFKRIGKILQQDSTIATGAGHHSCFEIPNTNEWYISYHRRPLNTTNGNHREVCIDRMYFDENGFILPIKMTFEGVEKRVIKN; via the coding sequence ATGAAAGAACTAATTTCTTTTTTTCTAACTATTTTATTACAGATTTCGATTTTTGCGCAAGAAAATTTAACAGAAAATATTTCTAATAAATATTCCGGAAACCCAATAATTAAAGGCTGGTATGCTGATCCCGAAGCAGAAATATTTGAAAATAAATTTTGGATTTTCCCAACTTTTTCTGATGAATTTGAAGGAAATTATACTCCATCAAATTTAACTACAGAGCAAATCGAGTTACAGAAAAACACAATAAATCCGCAATATTTAAAACAAACATTTCTTGATGCTTTTTCTTCAGAAGATTTAATTACTTGGAAAAAACATTCACACATTTTGGATGTTGAAAATATTTCATGGGCGGCATATTCAATTTGGGCTCCATCAATATTTTATGCAAATAGAAAATATTATCTTTTCTTCAGCGCAAATGATATTCAGAATGATAATCAGCTTGGTGGAATTGGCGTTGCCGTAAGTGAAAAACCGGAAGGACCATATTTTGATGCAATTGGAAAACCTCTAATCAATAAATTTTATAACGGTGCTCAACCAATTGACCAATTTGTTTTTAGAGATGATGACAACACAATTTACATGTATTACGGCGGATGGAAACATTGCAATGTAGTTAAACTTAATAATGAATTAATACCTTTTAACAATGGAGAAATTTTTAAAGAAATTACTCCGGAAAATTATGTTGAAGGCTCTTTCTTATTTAAGCGAAATGGTAAATATTATTTTATGTGGTCTGAAGGCGGCTGGACTGGTCCCGATTATAGTGTGGCTTATGCAATCGGAGATTCGCCGATTGGTCCATTTAAAAGAATAGGAAAAATTTTACAGCAAGATTCAACAATTGCAACGGGAGCGGGACATCATTCATGTTTTGAAATTCCCAATACAAATGAATGGTATATTTCATATCATCGCAGACCATTAAATACTACAAATGGAAATCATAGAGAAGTTTGTATTGACAGAATGTACTTTGATGAAAATGGATTTATCTTACCAATTAAAATGACGTTTGAAGGAGTTGAAAAAAGAGTAATTAAAAATTAG
- a CDS encoding MjaI family restriction endonuclease produces the protein MAKEHISGSEGYNLKFKRETLLNYGMNRWGLNKAHSVGTTSELIRTCAPSKYEEWEQFYFNQAKQKKKDGLKITREYITSLGQTLYVKLSEIVQHELEQISEEECIDYAYNLVLNRTYEGYRTEIDTIYGQLEGAIGYKIEPAPDIWDRTYGVDFFVKINVKNIGIQIKPIASGQALNQYQWIEMHRKNHERFEKEFGGKVFFVFSTKSSSGTKKIYNIEVIEQILDEIKRLIK, from the coding sequence ATGGCTAAGGAACACATATCTGGTTCGGAAGGATATAATCTAAAATTCAAACGAGAAACACTTTTAAACTACGGTATGAACCGTTGGGGTTTAAACAAAGCTCATAGTGTTGGAACTACATCCGAATTGATTAGAACATGCGCTCCTTCAAAATATGAAGAATGGGAACAGTTTTATTTTAATCAAGCAAAACAGAAGAAAAAAGACGGTCTCAAAATTACAAGAGAATATATCACAAGTCTTGGTCAAACTCTTTATGTCAAACTTTCAGAAATTGTTCAACATGAACTTGAACAGATTTCAGAAGAAGAATGTATTGATTATGCATATAATTTAGTTCTTAACCGCACCTATGAAGGCTATCGCACAGAAATAGACACAATTTACGGACAACTTGAAGGTGCAATCGGGTACAAAATTGAGCCGGCACCTGATATTTGGGATAGAACTTACGGTGTAGATTTTTTCGTAAAAATAAATGTTAAAAACATTGGTATTCAGATAAAACCAATCGCATCGGGACAAGCACTTAACCAATATCAATGGATTGAAATGCACAGAAAAAATCACGAACGATTTGAAAAAGAATTTGGTGGAAAAGTATTTTTTGTATTTTCTACTAAAAGTTCAAGCGGAACAAAAAAAATATACAACATCGAAGTAATTGAACAAATCCTTGACGAAATAAAGAGGCTGATTAAATAA
- a CDS encoding thermonuclease family protein, whose protein sequence is MTELPDNSVHLAITSPPYWQLKDYGTDNQIGFHDTYENYINNLNLVWKECYRALHNGCRLCVNIGDQFARSVYYGRYKVIPIREEIIKFCEIIGFDYMGAIIWQKVTTSNTTGGGVQMGSYPYPRNGILKLDYEFVLVFKKLGDAPKPTKEQKELSKMTAEEWNTYFAGHWNFAGARQNGHIAMFPDELPKRLIKMFSFIGETILDPFMGSGTTALASKNLGRNSVGYEINPEFVQIIKEKLEVHQNDLNGTTYDFSEQKPIKTDFVKKIKTQPYIFRDPHTLDKKIDIKKLQFGSKIDKDSSTKRDELFTVKEVISPEKIRLSNDLTIKLIGIKENPIINGKATKFIVERTKGKRVFLKYDNVKYDSENNLLCYLYLENKTFINAHLVKNGLVQVDSNIDFKYKDKFLNLLLEQNG, encoded by the coding sequence ATGACGGAATTGCCCGACAATTCGGTACATTTGGCTATTACTTCACCTCCATATTGGCAGCTCAAAGACTACGGAACTGATAACCAAATCGGGTTTCATGACACTTACGAAAATTACATTAACAACCTAAATTTAGTTTGGAAAGAGTGTTACCGAGCCCTTCACAATGGATGTAGATTGTGTGTAAATATTGGCGATCAATTTGCCCGCTCTGTGTATTACGGACGTTATAAAGTCATCCCTATCCGTGAAGAGATTATCAAATTCTGTGAAATCATTGGTTTTGACTATATGGGTGCAATCATATGGCAAAAAGTTACTACTTCCAATACCACTGGCGGTGGCGTTCAAATGGGTTCGTATCCATATCCGAGAAATGGCATTTTAAAATTAGATTATGAGTTTGTTCTTGTTTTCAAAAAATTGGGCGATGCACCAAAACCAACGAAAGAACAGAAAGAACTTTCCAAAATGACAGCAGAAGAATGGAATACTTATTTTGCAGGGCATTGGAATTTTGCAGGTGCAAGGCAAAACGGACACATTGCAATGTTTCCCGATGAATTACCAAAACGATTAATCAAAATGTTTTCATTTATTGGCGAAACAATACTTGATCCATTTATGGGAAGTGGAACAACAGCACTGGCTTCAAAAAATCTGGGCAGAAATTCGGTTGGTTACGAAATCAATCCTGAATTTGTTCAAATCATAAAAGAAAAATTGGAAGTTCATCAAAACGATTTAAACGGAACAACATATGATTTCTCTGAACAAAAACCAATCAAAACAGATTTTGTAAAAAAGATAAAAACACAACCTTACATTTTCAGAGACCCACATACACTTGATAAAAAAATTGATATAAAGAAATTACAATTTGGTTCTAAGATTGATAAAGACAGTTCCACCAAACGAGACGAACTTTTTACGGTTAAAGAAGTCATTAGCCCAGAAAAAATTCGTTTAAGCAACGACTTAACAATAAAACTTATTGGAATCAAGGAAAACCCTATTATAAATGGAAAAGCGACAAAATTTATAGTTGAAAGAACAAAAGGGAAACGAGTTTTCCTAAAATACGACAATGTAAAATACGATAGCGAAAACAATTTACTTTGCTATCTCTATTTAGAAAACAAAACATTTATCAATGCTCATTTGGTTAAAAACGGTTTGGTTCAAGTGGACAGCAACATTGATTTTAAGTACAAAGACAAATTTTTAAACCTACTTTTAGAACAAAATGGCTAA
- a CDS encoding beta-lactamase family protein produces MKKIPIILLLQIFIISCGTISMENKIDNIFSEFQKELTPGVSVSVLKDENLIYEKCFGFADLENKILIEPKTNFRLASITKQFTAFSILLLENDRKLSFSDSLTKFFPEFPKYGNKISIKNILQHTSGILDYEDFVNDDSIQVKDKDVLQILMKQDSTYFEPGKEHRYSNSGYAVLALIVEKLSGKTFAEFLNERIFKPLKMNNSIAYEKGISEIPNRAFGYVKTDTGFEFSDQSSTSAVLGDGGIYSSTIDLLKWNEEVENPTLIPKEKYVQSFVKGKNNKGEEFDYGFGWRLDPYKNYERIYHTGSTCGFSNIYMKIPELNLTVIVLMNIRDYDAKNYAEKIADLFID; encoded by the coding sequence ATGAAAAAAATACCAATCATACTTTTACTTCAAATATTTATAATTTCTTGCGGAACAATTTCCATGGAAAATAAAATTGATAATATTTTTTCTGAATTTCAGAAAGAATTGACGCCGGGAGTTTCCGTTTCGGTTTTGAAAGATGAAAATTTAATTTATGAAAAATGTTTTGGTTTTGCGGATTTGGAAAATAAAATCTTAATTGAACCAAAAACAAATTTCAGATTAGCTTCAATTACAAAACAGTTTACGGCTTTTTCTATTTTACTTTTGGAAAATGATAGAAAACTTTCCTTTTCGGATTCGCTCACAAAATTCTTCCCGGAATTTCCGAAATATGGAAATAAAATTTCCATCAAAAATATTTTGCAGCACACTTCCGGAATTTTAGATTACGAAGATTTTGTGAATGATGATTCAATTCAAGTTAAAGATAAAGATGTTTTGCAAATTTTGATGAAACAAGATTCTACATACTTTGAGCCGGGAAAAGAGCACAGATATTCAAATTCCGGTTATGCAGTTTTAGCATTAATTGTTGAAAAACTTTCCGGAAAAACTTTTGCAGAGTTTTTGAATGAAAGAATTTTCAAACCGTTAAAAATGAATAATTCAATTGCATACGAAAAAGGAATTTCGGAAATTCCCAATCGTGCTTTCGGTTATGTGAAAACGGATACTGGATTTGAATTTTCGGATCAAAGTTCAACAAGTGCAGTTTTGGGCGATGGCGGAATTTATTCATCAACAATTGATTTGCTTAAATGGAATGAAGAAGTTGAAAATCCCACACTTATACCAAAAGAAAAATATGTACAATCTTTTGTGAAAGGAAAAAATAATAAAGGTGAAGAATTTGATTATGGTTTTGGCTGGAGATTGGATCCTTATAAAAATTATGAAAGAATTTATCACACCGGAAGCACATGCGGATTTTCAAATATTTATATGAAAATACCGGAATTGAATTTAACGGTTATTGTACTTATGAATATTAGAGATTACGATGCAAAAAATTATGCAGAAAAAATAGCAGATTTGTTTATTGACTAA
- a CDS encoding pirin family protein, which produces MNKIFHPANERGYFDHGWLKTYHSFSFANWYSPQKLHFGKLRVLNDDWVAPAEGFGKHPHDNMEIVTIPLNGSLAHKDSMGHQENIKPNEVQVMSAGTGITHSEFNASDSENVELLQIWVFPNRSGHTPRYDQKYFDPSERKNKLQTIVSPDKNANLLWLNQDAYFNLGDFEKGKTISYKIHNENNGVYIFNIEGKIKISDETLNRRDALGIWEIESFEISAEEDSKFLLIEIPMK; this is translated from the coding sequence ATGAATAAGATATTTCATCCGGCAAATGAGCGCGGATATTTTGATCATGGTTGGTTAAAAACTTATCACTCGTTCAGTTTTGCAAATTGGTATTCGCCTCAAAAATTACATTTTGGAAAATTGCGAGTTTTAAATGATGATTGGGTTGCGCCTGCAGAAGGTTTTGGTAAACATCCGCACGATAATATGGAAATTGTTACAATTCCGTTAAATGGAAGTTTGGCTCACAAAGACAGCATGGGACATCAAGAAAATATAAAACCAAACGAAGTTCAAGTTATGTCGGCGGGAACGGGAATAACTCATTCCGAATTTAACGCTTCCGATTCTGAAAATGTTGAACTTTTGCAGATTTGGGTTTTTCCAAATAGAAGCGGACACACGCCACGTTATGATCAAAAATATTTTGATCCAAGTGAAAGAAAAAATAAACTTCAAACAATTGTGTCGCCGGATAAAAATGCCAACTTACTTTGGCTTAATCAAGATGCATATTTTAATTTGGGAGATTTTGAAAAAGGCAAAACTATTTCCTACAAAATTCATAATGAAAATAATGGTGTTTACATTTTTAATATTGAAGGAAAAATTAAGATTTCTGATGAAACTTTAAATCGCAGAGATGCTTTGGGAATTTGGGAAATAGAAAGTTTTGAAATTTCAGCAGAAGAAGATTCCAAATTTTTGCTAATTGAAATTCCGATGAAATAA
- a CDS encoding methyl-accepting chemotaxis protein, with protein sequence MGNLKRVELASEKDELSIAFNQEVETIENLLNELKKLVNDAKKGQLNKRGDASKFDGAWNELVIGINSILDEVLKPIQEGSNVLKVMANGDLTFKVVGNYEGDHQIIKNSINSLSDSFNSLLNQLTEAIHATASAATQISSSTEEMAAGAEEQSSQTTEVATAMEEMAATISETTRNVVKTNEAAKESKSLATNGQSVIETTILGMQNIEKVVKQASNIILQLGSSSEQIGQIVQVINDIADQTNLLALNAAIEAARAGEHGRGFAVVADEVRKLAERTTVATKEIAEMVNKIQTDSNNAVDAIKMGNDEVAKGMSEVVKAGESMREIVNSSDKVLEISSQVAVTSEEQSTTVEQISRSLESINSVSQESAIGIQQVAGATNDLNQLTEQLQNMVGKFKLSNDNVDYYSYKKNVRQQIAV encoded by the coding sequence ATGGGAAATTTGAAAAGGGTTGAACTTGCTTCCGAAAAAGATGAATTATCAATAGCATTTAATCAAGAAGTTGAAACTATTGAAAATCTTTTAAATGAATTAAAGAAATTAGTAAATGATGCAAAAAAAGGACAATTAAACAAAAGAGGAGATGCTTCAAAATTTGATGGTGCTTGGAATGAATTAGTGATCGGAATTAATTCAATATTAGATGAAGTATTAAAGCCAATTCAAGAAGGATCAAATGTTCTTAAAGTAATGGCAAATGGCGATTTAACTTTTAAAGTTGTTGGTAATTATGAAGGAGATCATCAAATTATTAAAAATAGTATTAATTCATTGTCTGATTCATTTAATTCTTTGTTAAACCAACTAACCGAAGCAATACACGCAACGGCAAGTGCAGCAACTCAAATTTCATCAAGTACTGAAGAAATGGCTGCTGGTGCTGAAGAACAAAGCAGTCAAACTACCGAAGTTGCTACCGCAATGGAAGAAATGGCTGCAACAATTTCTGAAACAACAAGAAATGTAGTAAAAACTAATGAAGCTGCAAAAGAATCAAAAAGCCTTGCAACAAACGGTCAATCTGTAATTGAAACAACTATTTTAGGAATGCAGAATATCGAAAAAGTTGTAAAACAAGCGTCAAATATTATTCTTCAATTGGGAAGCAGCAGTGAACAAATTGGACAAATTGTGCAGGTAATAAATGATATTGCTGACCAGACAAACTTACTTGCTCTTAATGCTGCTATTGAAGCTGCGCGAGCCGGTGAACATGGAAGAGGTTTTGCTGTTGTTGCTGATGAAGTTAGAAAGTTAGCTGAAAGAACAACGGTTGCCACAAAGGAAATTGCAGAAATGGTTAATAAAATTCAAACAGATAGTAATAATGCAGTTGATGCTATTAAAATGGGAAACGATGAAGTTGCAAAAGGAATGAGCGAGGTAGTTAAAGCTGGAGAATCTATGCGGGAGATTGTAAATTCTTCTGATAAAGTTTTGGAAATTTCATCTCAAGTTGCTGTTACCAGCGAAGAGCAATCTACAACAGTTGAGCAAATCAGCCGAAGTCTTGAGTCTATTAATTCTGTATCGCAAGAATCTGCAATTGGTATTCAACAAGTTGCCGGTGCTACAAATGATCTAAATCAATTAACCGAACAATTGCAAAATATGGTTGGTAAATTTAAATTGAGTAATGATAATGTTGATTATTATAGTTATAAAAAAAATGTTCGGCAACAAATAGCTGTTTGA
- a CDS encoding DUF2721 domain-containing protein, whose translation MELTKSLVEFFQSSISPLVLISGVGLILLSLTNRLARTIDRSRGLVAEIEKGNLTELEIENKKLQLRILVKRSYILKYSIGSISFSILSSSLIIPILLIMNLFQVNLEALGITFFILSIAGIILSAIFLFADVNLTLKALEYEIKDHI comes from the coding sequence ATGGAACTTACAAAATCTCTTGTGGAATTTTTTCAATCATCGATTTCTCCGCTTGTATTAATTTCCGGCGTTGGATTAATTTTACTTTCGTTAACGAATCGTTTGGCAAGAACAATTGATAGATCGCGCGGATTGGTTGCCGAAATTGAAAAAGGAAATCTCACCGAATTAGAAATTGAAAATAAAAAACTTCAGCTTAGAATTTTAGTTAAGCGAAGTTACATTTTAAAATATTCAATCGGATCAATTTCATTCAGCATTTTGAGCAGCAGTTTAATTATTCCAATTTTATTAATTATGAATTTATTCCAAGTTAATTTGGAAGCGTTGGGAATTACATTTTTTATTTTGAGTATTGCTGGAATTATTTTATCTGCAATATTTTTATTTGCTGATGTAAACTTAACTTTAAAAGCCCTTGAATACGAAATTAAAGATCACATTTAA
- a CDS encoding OsmC family peroxiredoxin, translating into MGKHYAKAKWEGTLKDGYGKMNFTGYDGPFNFRSRFEDGPETSPEELVGAANAGCFSMFLSALISKKGITPTSIETKATVELGQDNGPKITSIILDSEAVVPGLSEEDFNQLAKEAKANCPISRLFAGTEIILNAKLIS; encoded by the coding sequence ATGGGCAAACATTATGCGAAAGCAAAATGGGAAGGAACATTAAAAGATGGTTACGGAAAAATGAATTTTACCGGATACGATGGACCTTTTAATTTTAGATCAAGATTTGAAGACGGTCCCGAAACAAGTCCGGAAGAATTAGTTGGCGCAGCAAATGCCGGATGTTTTTCTATGTTTTTATCGGCGTTAATTTCTAAAAAAGGAATAACACCAACCAGCATTGAAACAAAAGCAACGGTTGAGTTGGGACAAGATAACGGTCCAAAAATTACTTCAATTATTTTAGATTCTGAAGCAGTTGTTCCCGGTTTGAGTGAAGAAGATTTTAATCAATTGGCAAAAGAAGCAAAAGCTAATTGTCCTATTTCCAGATTATTTGCGGGAACTGAAATTATTCTAAACGCAAAATTAATCTCTTAA
- a CDS encoding T9SS type A sorting domain-containing protein, with protein MKKLILIYILFWFSVTIASEYSVYEANYPNVKDYNVNIHDATIKVVPRGNFIELNIYMTVSYGFDSWFFKNYNELEFLWKFSLPEYAIMTDYKLWITEDSTVSATVMDKWTAELMFSDVSTPFRHPGLLTQSEATRDGKVNYELKIFPIKKDEKRKFKIQYLVPGRPSANSLRAWLPTTEIIAKKTTKNVKDIDIIYNYNSNPLEPKVVGADILSKTHSVLDSTWNLKIPVKYDQFIEFVIPSPIEDNIYLSSYQHNNENYYHLAVYPPQTPKIKENRKILVCVDLNIYNTKNFDGEYLLTYLKETISQSMDENDSINIMIAYDDIEIASDNWTSCSEANLDTLFAKVMKRSFPTYSYFQPLMSKAAEFINKSSGNPEVVVFSNTDEINLGVNDKEALAGEILAMFKNQSKLHFVDLDNVNSLVYNYNYNTGNGYYETQLQSFYGKMSNETAGNLYYLRYHDIKTILNAFFYEKISHFESVEVQMTFQNGYSYSKHLMNENEGYYPLNFPIMQVGKFTGDFPIQVKIIGKKQMESIDTTFVLSESDLTIGNEKIVTSWFGENINELLNFSYDPLTINSIIDMSVEHNILTPYTGFIVIDESLINNTNNENNESEDEEYKEDDGDVTDITDNINNIYALELSAYPNPFNSTVTLKVTIPESDNYTLIIYNILGQKVKEIDLSSLSSGVHYLHWNGVSDDNQKVASGLYIAVLHGMNKTQIVKLQLVE; from the coding sequence ATGAAAAAGTTAATTTTAATATATATTCTGTTTTGGTTTTCCGTTACGATAGCAAGTGAATATTCTGTTTATGAAGCTAATTATCCGAATGTTAAAGACTATAATGTCAACATTCATGATGCAACAATAAAAGTTGTTCCGCGCGGTAATTTTATTGAGTTAAATATTTATATGACAGTCTCTTATGGATTTGACAGTTGGTTTTTCAAAAATTATAATGAACTGGAATTTCTATGGAAGTTTTCACTTCCGGAATATGCAATTATGACAGACTACAAACTCTGGATTACAGAAGACTCAACAGTTTCAGCAACAGTAATGGATAAATGGACAGCGGAATTAATGTTTAGTGATGTAAGCACGCCTTTTAGACATCCCGGATTATTGACACAATCCGAAGCAACAAGAGACGGAAAAGTAAATTATGAACTCAAAATATTTCCAATTAAGAAAGATGAAAAAAGGAAATTTAAAATTCAGTATTTGGTTCCGGGAAGACCTTCGGCAAATTCTTTAAGAGCTTGGCTTCCAACAACGGAAATTATAGCAAAGAAAACAACTAAAAATGTTAAAGATATAGACATTATCTATAATTATAATTCTAATCCCTTAGAACCAAAAGTAGTTGGTGCGGATATTTTAAGTAAAACTCATTCGGTATTGGATTCAACATGGAATTTAAAAATTCCGGTAAAGTATGATCAATTTATTGAATTTGTTATTCCATCACCAATAGAAGACAATATTTATCTAAGTTCGTATCAACACAATAATGAAAATTATTATCACTTAGCTGTTTATCCGCCGCAAACTCCCAAAATAAAAGAAAACAGAAAAATTTTAGTTTGTGTTGATCTAAATATTTATAATACAAAAAATTTTGATGGAGAATATCTTTTAACCTATTTAAAAGAAACCATTTCTCAATCAATGGATGAAAATGATTCGATAAATATAATGATTGCGTATGATGATATTGAAATTGCATCCGATAATTGGACGAGCTGCTCGGAAGCAAATCTGGATACGCTTTTTGCCAAAGTGATGAAAAGGTCGTTTCCGACATACAGTTATTTTCAGCCGTTAATGAGTAAGGCTGCGGAGTTTATAAACAAATCATCTGGAAATCCCGAAGTTGTAGTTTTCTCAAACACTGATGAAATAAATTTAGGAGTTAATGATAAAGAAGCTTTAGCTGGTGAAATTTTAGCAATGTTTAAAAATCAATCAAAGTTGCATTTTGTTGATTTGGATAATGTAAATTCATTGGTTTACAACTATAATTATAATACGGGAAACGGTTATTACGAAACTCAATTGCAATCTTTCTACGGAAAAATGAGTAATGAAACAGCCGGTAATTTGTATTATTTGCGTTATCACGATATCAAAACAATTTTAAATGCATTCTTTTATGAAAAAATTAGTCACTTTGAAAGTGTTGAAGTACAAATGACATTTCAAAATGGTTATTCTTACAGTAAACACTTAATGAATGAAAACGAAGGATATTATCCACTTAATTTTCCAATTATGCAGGTAGGTAAATTTACTGGTGATTTTCCAATTCAAGTAAAAATAATTGGCAAAAAACAAATGGAAAGTATTGATACAACATTCGTACTTAGCGAAAGTGATCTAACAATTGGTAATGAAAAAATTGTTACTTCGTGGTTTGGCGAGAATATTAATGAATTACTTAATTTTTCATATGATCCGCTTACAATCAACAGTATTATAGATATGAGCGTTGAACATAATATTCTTACTCCATACACTGGATTTATTGTAATAGATGAAAGTTTAATAAATAATACAAATAATGAAAATAATGAGTCTGAAGATGAAGAATACAAAGAAGACGATGGCGACGTAACCGATATTACTGATAATATTAATAACATTTATGCCTTAGAACTTTCAGCTTATCCAAATCCTTTTAATAGTACGGTAACTTTAAAAGTTACAATTCCGGAATCAGATAATTATACTTTAATTATTTATAATATTTTAGGTCAAAAAGTTAAAGAAATTGATCTTTCGTCATTATCAAGTGGAGTACATTATTTACATTGGAATGGTGTTTCGGATGACAATCAAAAAGTAGCATCGGGATTATATATTGCAGTTCTTCACGGTATGAATAAAACTCAAATTGTAAAATTACAGCTTGTTGAATAG